The genomic window TCATATTAAATCACCTATAGGAAAACACTGAAATAGAACAAAAAACCCACTTGGTAAGgaataaagtactatataaatttaaataaataatttaaaaaagggaaatgctgGGCCAAGGAACACTGACCTAAAAACTTCAGGTCCCCAGCCTGCCACATAGGTGAAGAGTCGAGGGCCGAGGTCTTGAGCTGGATTGAGTGGGTAACCACAGTTGGCAGCCATGGAAAGGCCAATGGCCAGAATCAGCAGCCCAACTGCCACTGGTTCCAATCCTGCAGGCACCCCTTTATTCTTGGTGTCTGTGATGGCAAAGATGCCCACAATCAGCATAGCAGTGCCTAAAACCTTGGGGAAAAGGTCACTCTGTTAGATGCTCCAAGGTTCCCCTTGGGCTCCCCTTGCATCCATACCTTTCAGATTTCACCCATACTCCACATCCCTAACTTTCTTTATACATCCCATAATCTCACTTCCTACAtcctttgatttcatctttggtTGCTGAGAGGTATATCAAGATAGAAATTCATGTAACCACTTTATGTTAGGATAGACTGAGGGGGATGCTGGAAGAGAGAGGGTTGAAGAACCTTGGATAATTTGGTGTGGTCCTCCACTTCTACTCTTACCTGGTCTAGGAAGCCATTTTCTAGGGACAAATAAGGGGCTGGATAGGTGGCAAAGACAGAGGCTGTCTCCTTGGGTCCAGTCACTGTCAGATTTCCACCAGTATAGTTCTGCAGAGCATCTGGTTCAGGAAGTAGAGGCAATGGGCATTCAGCTTGATTTCCTCTCTATCCATGTATAGAAGGAGTTTCTCCATTCCCACCTGTGAATTGATTTTCCCCATCTCCATCCCTAGGCTACTTTCCCCATAGCCTAGGTTTCTCTCTTTATGaaccctgaatttttttttttaggtttttgcaaggcaaacagggttaaagtggcttgcccaaggccacacaactaggtaattattgtgtttgagaccggatttgaacccaggtactcctgactccaaggctagtgctttatccactatgccacctagccaccccaaccctgAATCTTTGAAAAGACTATTGCATACCATAGTAGAGGACATAGGTTACTCCTGAGGCAGAGAAGGCAGAAAACAGCTGTACCAGTGAATAGATGGGAAGTTTGACCCAAGGTAGGCGACCCATGAGGCACATGGACAAAGAGAAGGCAGGATTCAGGTGGGCCCCTGAGGGAACAGAGATTGTGTCAGGAAGAAATAGAGGAGTAAAAAGAGGTcctggtaccacctcacacctctcagactggccaatatgaccaggaaggataatgatcattgttggaagggttgtgggaaatctgggacactattacactgttggtggagctgtgaactcatccaacccttctggagagctatttggaactatgcccaaagggcaacaaaaatgtgcatgccctttgacccagcaataccactactgggtctataccctgaagagatgaagaaaaagggtaaaaacattacttgtacaaaaatattcatagcagccttgtttgtggtggcaaagaattggaaactaagtaaatgtccttcaattggggaatggcttagcaaactgtggtatatgtatgtcatggaacactattgttctattagaaaccaggagggatgggatttcagggaagcctggagggatttgcatgaactgatgctgagtgagatgagcagaaccagaaaaacactgtacaccctaacagcaacatgggagtgatgttcaaccttgaaggacttgctcattccatcagtgcaacaattgggaacaattttgggcggTCTGCagaggagagtgccatctgtatccagataaggagctgtggagtttgaacaaagtgcaaggactattccctttaatttaggggggaaaaaagatatcttattgtctgatcttgttacctcttagacttctcttctttaaggatatgatttctctctcatcacacccaatttggatcaat from Macrotis lagotis isolate mMagLag1 chromosome 2, bilby.v1.9.chrom.fasta, whole genome shotgun sequence includes these protein-coding regions:
- the AQP10 gene encoding LOW QUALITY PROTEIN: aquaporin-10 (The sequence of the model RefSeq protein was modified relative to this genomic sequence to represent the inferred CDS: substituted 2 bases at 2 genomic stop codons), which translates into the protein MAQFLFLTQIRAWIXIRSLLVXQCLAEFLGVFVLMLITESAVAQAVTSEETKGNFFTMYLAGSLAVVVAIYVGGNISGAHLNPAFSLSMCLMGRLPWVKLPIYSLVQLFSAFSASGVTYVLYYDALQNYTGGNLTVTGPKETASVFATYPAPYLSLENGFLDQVLGTAMLIVGIFAITDTKNKGVPAGLEPVAVGLLILAIGLSMAANCGYPLNPAQDLGPRLFTYVAGWGPEVFSAGSGWWWVPVVAPMVGAVLVTATYQLLVGLHHPEDLESAQEKPSELRPMSYF